The proteins below come from a single bacterium genomic window:
- a CDS encoding outer membrane beta-barrel protein — MDTRRPSRTLAGLFLLTAFAAVASAADYDFGGRWLLGFDAVSSTVGANEDAADLLIEETAPGVGLQIGYLFTPNFQLRLFAAAAEHETSDPDVKIQVGGGTLDAVYLFRAGQKIRPYVFGGLGGFTVESQQADLLYKAEGPGMALGGGVHVMLSRKVSL, encoded by the coding sequence ATGGACACCCGCAGACCGTCCCGCACGTTGGCCGGGCTCTTCCTGCTGACCGCGTTCGCCGCCGTTGCATCCGCCGCCGACTACGACTTCGGCGGCCGCTGGCTGCTCGGTTTCGACGCCGTCTCGAGCACTGTCGGCGCCAACGAGGACGCCGCCGACCTCCTCATCGAGGAGACGGCCCCCGGCGTCGGCCTGCAGATCGGCTACCTGTTCACGCCGAACTTCCAGCTGCGCCTGTTCGCCGCCGCGGCCGAGCACGAGACCAGCGACCCGGACGTCAAGATCCAGGTCGGCGGCGGCACCCTCGATGCCGTCTACCTGTTCCGGGCCGGGCAGAAGATCCGTCCCTACGTGTTTGGCGGTCTCGGCGGCTTCACCGTAGAGTCGCAGCAGGCCGACCTGCTCTACAAGGCCGAGGGCCCGGGCATGGCCCTGGGCGGCGGCGTCCACGTGATGCTGAGCCGCAAGGTCTCCCTGCA